CCCGCCAACCCTAACCCTGGGATAGACCTTAAAAACGTTGGCGGGCAAAGTTGTCCGATGCCTATGAGGGAGAAGCCGAAGTACTTACCCCCAACGCTTCGTGAGAAGCACCGCTACATAGCCTTCCAGCTAATCAGTGAGAGGTCCTTCAGGAAGGAGGAAGTGAGGAAGGCCGTATGGGAGGCCAGCCTCTCAGCTCTCGGCGTTCTCGGCTCGGCAAGGACAAAGCCATGGTTCATCAAGTT
The Thermococcus sp. DNA segment above includes these coding regions:
- a CDS encoding ribonuclease P protein component 2, which encodes MREKPKYLPPTLREKHRYIAFQLISERSFRKEEVRKAVWEASLSALGVLGSARTKPWFIKFDEKSQTGIVRVDRKHVEELRFALTLMTEINGSRAIFRTLGVSGTIKRLKKKFLAKYGWR